A portion of the Streptomyces platensis genome contains these proteins:
- a CDS encoding MFS transporter gives MTQTPELPLREAAPEPAPVPGRRRPHRAWSVAAVTFLTLIGAAGFASLPGLLIEPLHAEFHWSRGTIGFAVSVNLALYGLTAPFAAALMDRFGIRRVVAVALTVIAVGAGLTVFMTTSLQLVLYWGVLVGLGSGSMALAFAATVTGRWFTARRGLVTGILTAAGASGQLIFLPALSWIVERYDWRPAAVTVALAALAVVPLVWLLLRDHPADVGVAPYGAAEFVPKPPPQRGAARRALRALVSAARTGPFWLLAGTFAICGATTNGLVKTHFVPAAHDHGMPMTAAASLLAVIGIFDIAGTIASGWFTDRFHTRRLLATYYGLRGLSLMFLPLLLSDTVHPPMVFFIVFYGLDWVATVPPTLALCREHYGDDAAIVFGWVLAAHQVGAALIAFLGGLARDAFGTYNPVWYASGALCAVAALMALVIRQGRAGAADGRVAAG, from the coding sequence GTGACCCAGACACCTGAACTGCCCCTGCGCGAGGCGGCCCCCGAGCCTGCCCCCGTGCCCGGTCGGCGGCGCCCGCACCGGGCCTGGTCCGTCGCCGCCGTCACCTTCCTCACCCTCATCGGCGCGGCAGGTTTCGCCTCCCTTCCTGGCCTGCTCATCGAGCCGCTGCACGCCGAGTTCCACTGGTCACGCGGCACCATCGGCTTCGCGGTGTCGGTGAACCTCGCGCTCTACGGGCTGACGGCGCCGTTCGCCGCGGCGCTGATGGACCGGTTCGGCATCCGGCGGGTGGTGGCGGTCGCCCTGACGGTGATCGCGGTCGGTGCCGGGCTGACCGTCTTCATGACGACGAGCCTGCAACTCGTCCTGTACTGGGGTGTGCTGGTGGGGCTGGGCAGCGGCTCGATGGCGCTGGCCTTCGCGGCGACGGTCACCGGCCGCTGGTTCACCGCCCGGCGCGGGCTGGTCACCGGCATCCTCACCGCGGCCGGCGCCTCCGGACAGCTGATCTTCCTTCCGGCCCTCTCCTGGATCGTCGAGCGGTACGACTGGCGGCCGGCCGCGGTGACCGTCGCGCTCGCCGCGCTCGCCGTCGTCCCGCTGGTGTGGCTGCTGCTGCGCGACCACCCGGCGGATGTGGGCGTCGCGCCGTACGGGGCGGCGGAGTTCGTCCCCAAGCCGCCGCCGCAGCGGGGCGCGGCCCGGCGTGCTCTGCGCGCCCTGGTCTCGGCAGCCCGTACGGGTCCGTTCTGGCTGCTGGCGGGCACCTTCGCGATCTGCGGTGCCACGACGAACGGCCTGGTCAAGACGCACTTCGTACCCGCGGCGCACGACCATGGCATGCCGATGACGGCGGCCGCCTCACTGCTCGCGGTGATCGGCATCTTCGATATCGCCGGAACCATCGCGTCCGGCTGGTTCACCGACCGCTTCCACACCCGCCGGCTGCTGGCCACCTACTACGGACTGCGCGGCCTGTCGCTGATGTTCCTGCCGCTGCTGCTGTCCGACACCGTCCACCCGCCGATGGTCTTCTTCATCGTCTTCTACGGTCTTGACTGGGTGGCGACCGTCCCGCCGACCCTCGCCCTGTGCCGTGAGCACTACGGGGACGACGCCGCGATCGTCTTCGGCTGGGTGCTGGCCGCCCACCAGGTGGGCGCCGCGCTGATCGCCTTCCTGGGCGGCCTGGCGCGCGATGCGTTCGGCACGTACAACCCGGTCTGGTACGCGTCGGGCGCACTGTGCGCCGTCGCGGCGCTGATGGCCCTGGTCATCCGGCAGGGGCGGGCGGGCGCCGCGGACGGGCGGGTGGCCGCCGGGTAG
- a CDS encoding Zn-dependent alcohol dehydrogenase, which produces MRGVIFDGEQPRVVDDLTVRDPGPGEVLVGIRAAGLCHSDLSVIDGTIPFPVPVVLGHEGAGVVEAVGAGVGHVVPGDHVALSTLANCGACAECDRGRPTMCRKAIGMPQKPFRRGERELFSFASNSAFAERTVVKAVQAVKIAEDIPLTSAALIGCGVLTGVGAVLNRAKVDRGDSVVVIGAGGIGLNVLQGARIAGASVIVAVDANPAKEAVARQFGATHFIDASAVADSVKAVKEILPTGADHAFECVGSTRLIRQAIDLLDRHGQAVLLGVPPATAEASFLVSSMYLDKSILGCRYGSARPQRDIALYARLYREGRLLLDELVTRTYPVEDFARAADDAHHGRVARGVLTFGPDPGATLARS; this is translated from the coding sequence ATGAGAGGCGTCATATTCGACGGCGAGCAGCCCCGGGTCGTGGACGATCTGACCGTGCGGGACCCGGGGCCGGGTGAGGTGCTGGTCGGGATCCGGGCCGCGGGGCTGTGCCACAGCGATCTGTCGGTGATCGACGGGACCATTCCGTTCCCGGTGCCGGTGGTGCTGGGGCACGAGGGCGCGGGGGTGGTCGAGGCGGTCGGCGCGGGCGTCGGCCATGTGGTGCCCGGCGATCATGTCGCGCTGTCGACGCTGGCCAACTGCGGGGCGTGCGCGGAGTGCGACCGGGGGCGGCCGACGATGTGCCGGAAGGCGATCGGGATGCCGCAGAAGCCGTTCCGGCGGGGCGAACGCGAGCTGTTCAGCTTCGCGTCGAACTCGGCGTTCGCGGAGCGTACGGTCGTCAAGGCGGTGCAGGCCGTCAAGATCGCCGAGGATATTCCGCTGACCTCGGCCGCGCTGATCGGGTGCGGGGTGCTGACCGGCGTCGGGGCGGTGCTCAACCGGGCGAAGGTGGACCGCGGGGACTCCGTCGTGGTGATCGGGGCCGGCGGGATCGGCCTCAATGTGCTCCAGGGGGCCCGGATCGCCGGGGCGTCGGTGATCGTGGCGGTGGACGCCAACCCTGCGAAGGAGGCGGTGGCCCGGCAGTTCGGGGCGACGCACTTCATCGACGCGTCGGCGGTGGCCGACAGCGTCAAGGCGGTGAAGGAGATCCTGCCGACCGGCGCCGACCACGCCTTCGAGTGCGTGGGCAGCACCCGGCTGATCCGGCAGGCCATCGATCTGCTGGACCGGCACGGCCAGGCGGTGCTGCTCGGGGTGCCGCCGGCCACCGCGGAGGCGTCGTTCCTGGTGTCGTCGATGTACCTGGACAAGTCGATCCTGGGCTGCCGTTACGGGTCGGCGCGGCCCCAGCGGGACATCGCGCTGTACGCCCGGCTGTACCGCGAAGGGCGGCTGCTGCTGGACGAGTTGGTGACCCGGACGTATCCGGTGGAGGACTTCGCGCGGGCGGCGGACGACGCCCATCACGGGCGGGTGGCCCGGGGGGTGCTGACGTTCGGGCCGGACCCCGGGGCGACCCTGGCCCGATCCTGA
- a CDS encoding SDR family oxidoreductase, with protein sequence MGNFLAGKVIAVTGAGRGIGRAVALACAEQGAKVVVNDYGVAIDGGAPSSEIAESVVKEIEAAGGVATAVADDVSTMAGGQRIVDTALAQYGRIDGVVCVAGILRERMLFNMTEEEWDPVVATHLKGTFTVFRAAAAVMRRQKSGTLLGFTSGNHQGSVSQANYASAKGGIISLVRSAALGLHKYGVTANAVAPVARTRMSEKVPMELTEIGEPEDVAALVVYLLSERAREITGQVYTVAGPKIAVWAQPVELRSVYAEGGGWTPERVAEVLPGAVGVDPMPMLSRVAAMASAAAEARPKR encoded by the coding sequence ATGGGGAACTTCTTGGCCGGCAAAGTGATCGCCGTAACGGGGGCGGGCCGCGGCATCGGCCGGGCGGTCGCCCTGGCCTGCGCGGAACAGGGCGCGAAGGTGGTCGTCAACGACTACGGGGTCGCCATCGACGGCGGTGCACCCAGCAGCGAGATCGCCGAGTCCGTGGTGAAGGAGATCGAGGCGGCGGGCGGCGTCGCGACCGCGGTCGCCGACGATGTGTCGACCATGGCCGGCGGCCAGCGGATCGTGGACACCGCGCTGGCGCAGTACGGACGGATCGACGGTGTGGTGTGTGTGGCCGGGATCCTGCGCGAGCGGATGCTCTTCAACATGACCGAGGAGGAGTGGGACCCCGTCGTCGCCACGCATCTGAAGGGGACGTTCACGGTGTTCCGGGCCGCGGCCGCGGTGATGCGCCGCCAGAAATCCGGCACTCTGCTGGGCTTCACCAGCGGCAATCACCAGGGCTCCGTGTCCCAGGCCAACTACGCGTCCGCGAAGGGCGGGATCATCTCGCTCGTACGGAGCGCCGCGCTCGGGCTGCACAAATACGGGGTGACGGCCAACGCGGTGGCGCCCGTCGCCCGGACGCGGATGTCCGAGAAGGTGCCGATGGAGCTGACCGAGATCGGCGAGCCGGAGGATGTGGCGGCGCTGGTCGTCTATCTGCTGAGCGAGCGGGCCCGGGAGATCACCGGCCAGGTCTATACGGTCGCCGGGCCGAAGATCGCCGTGTGGGCCCAGCCGGTGGAGCTGCGCTCCGTGTATGCCGAGGGGGGTGGGTGGACGCCGGAGCGGGTGGCGGAGGTGTTGCCGGGGGCGGTGGGGGTTGATCCGATGCCGATGCTTTCCCGGGTGGCGGCGATGGCGTCTGCGGCTGCGGAGGCGCGGCCGAAGCGGTAG
- a CDS encoding cyclase family protein encodes MPLPQEFHDIAKRVNNWGRWGADDEIGTLNLITRQVVREAAASIRSGRRIPLALPLRQDGVQTGVIPGRVNPLHTMTAINQEIFGPGTVATSDDAVTMGLQAATHWDGLAHVSHSGRLYNNRPADSVTAHGGATALGVEKATPIVSRGVLLDVARVHGTEGLPGGHAVTPEDLDAAEELAGTRVRASDIVLVRTGQLRHYLAGDRQGYAFPSPGLSLRTPEWFHARDVAAVANDTLTFEIFPPEIENLWMPVHALHLVEMGMLQGQNWNLEELSAACAEEGRFAFLLSAVAEPFVGGSGAPVAPVAIL; translated from the coding sequence ATGCCCCTGCCGCAGGAGTTCCATGACATCGCCAAACGCGTGAACAACTGGGGGCGTTGGGGCGCGGACGACGAAATCGGGACCCTCAACCTGATCACCCGTCAGGTCGTCCGGGAGGCCGCCGCCAGCATCCGCAGCGGCCGCCGGATCCCGCTCGCCCTCCCCCTCCGACAGGACGGCGTCCAGACCGGCGTGATCCCGGGCCGGGTCAATCCGCTGCACACCATGACCGCCATCAACCAGGAGATCTTCGGCCCCGGTACGGTCGCGACCTCCGACGACGCGGTCACCATGGGCCTCCAGGCCGCCACCCACTGGGACGGCCTGGCCCATGTCTCCCACTCCGGACGGCTCTACAACAACCGCCCCGCCGACTCGGTCACCGCACACGGCGGCGCCACCGCGCTCGGCGTGGAGAAGGCCACCCCGATCGTGTCCCGCGGCGTCCTCCTGGACGTGGCCCGGGTGCACGGCACCGAAGGGCTGCCCGGCGGGCACGCCGTCACCCCGGAGGACCTGGACGCCGCCGAGGAGCTGGCAGGGACGAGGGTCCGGGCCAGCGATATCGTCCTCGTCCGTACCGGACAGCTGCGGCACTATCTCGCCGGCGACCGGCAGGGCTACGCCTTCCCGTCACCCGGGCTGTCGCTGCGCACCCCGGAGTGGTTCCACGCGCGTGATGTCGCGGCGGTCGCCAACGACACCCTGACCTTCGAGATCTTCCCGCCGGAGATCGAGAACCTGTGGATGCCGGTGCACGCCCTCCACCTCGTGGAGATGGGCATGCTTCAGGGCCAGAACTGGAATCTGGAGGAGCTGTCGGCGGCCTGCGCGGAGGAAGGCCGCTTCGCCTTCCTCCTGTCCGCGGTGGCCGAACCGTTCGTCGGCGGGTCCGGTGCGCCGGTCGCCCCCGTGGCGATCCTCTGA
- a CDS encoding ATP-binding protein — protein sequence MQVLQVQLDVRPDPAEVGRARRWARSRLAGSGIGVDEPLAETLILLISELVTNAVVHTGAAAELRMCFSGSGAVVGTVRVEVLDVSARPPRQRHADGDDTNGRGLELVDGLADRWGWQQEGTGKRIWCEVDRGRPLLMAAGADLGAYEPSCAASRTVTHQA from the coding sequence GTGCAGGTGCTTCAGGTGCAATTGGACGTACGGCCTGACCCCGCGGAGGTGGGGCGGGCCCGGCGGTGGGCCCGCTCGCGGCTCGCGGGTTCCGGCATAGGGGTCGATGAGCCACTCGCGGAGACATTGATCCTGTTGATCTCCGAGCTCGTCACCAACGCCGTGGTGCACACCGGCGCGGCGGCCGAGCTGCGGATGTGTTTCTCCGGCTCGGGCGCCGTGGTGGGCACGGTCCGGGTCGAAGTGCTGGACGTCAGCGCCCGCCCGCCGCGCCAGCGGCACGCCGACGGCGACGACACCAACGGCCGCGGCCTGGAGCTGGTCGACGGTCTCGCCGACCGCTGGGGCTGGCAGCAGGAGGGCACCGGCAAGCGGATCTGGTGCGAGGTGGACCGCGGCCGCCCGCTGCTGATGGCGGCGGGGGCCGACCTCGGGGCGTATGAGCCCTCTTGTGCCGCGTCACGCACCGTGACGCACCAGGCGTAA
- a CDS encoding acyl-CoA dehydrogenase family protein, which yields MDFQLTDEQRALKDGTRELLAGRFGRDRLRAAVEEPAPDRALWRELGAAGFFALRLPERDGGVGLGLPEAVLVLEEAGRALLPGPLVACLLLAGLVDGVATGERIAGLCDGAREPLLWEHPAGCDELILLEGDDGPAGGEADGRAEGAPGRTGGAYRSAPDRVPCAPFASVDPLTPLARVLDLPRTEPVAVDVPRLRREAALLTAAQQLGSAVRTVEMAAGHAREREQFGVPIGSFQAVKQLCAQMLVRAEIARSAVYAASVTESALDITGAKLLADEAAVRNARDCLQVHGGMGFTWEADVHLHLKRAWWHAERWGTAGGAEELLAAGLIA from the coding sequence GTGGACTTCCAACTCACCGATGAGCAGCGGGCGTTGAAGGACGGCACCCGGGAGCTGCTGGCCGGGCGGTTCGGGCGGGACCGGCTGCGGGCGGCCGTCGAGGAGCCCGCACCGGACCGTGCGCTGTGGCGTGAGCTGGGCGCGGCCGGGTTCTTCGCGCTGCGGCTGCCGGAGCGGGACGGCGGGGTGGGGCTGGGGCTGCCGGAGGCGGTGCTGGTCCTGGAGGAGGCCGGGCGGGCGCTGCTGCCGGGGCCGCTGGTGGCGTGCTTGCTGCTGGCCGGGTTGGTGGACGGGGTCGCGACCGGTGAGCGGATCGCCGGACTCTGCGACGGGGCGCGGGAGCCGCTGCTGTGGGAACACCCGGCCGGCTGCGATGAGTTGATCTTGCTGGAGGGCGACGACGGCCCTGCCGGGGGCGAGGCCGACGGCCGGGCGGAGGGCGCACCGGGGCGTACGGGCGGTGCGTACCGGAGCGCGCCGGACCGGGTGCCCTGCGCCCCGTTTGCTTCCGTCGACCCCCTCACTCCGCTCGCCCGCGTTCTGGACCTGCCGCGCACCGAACCCGTGGCCGTGGACGTGCCCCGGCTCCGCCGCGAGGCCGCCTTGCTCACCGCGGCCCAGCAGCTCGGCAGCGCCGTCCGCACGGTCGAGATGGCGGCCGGCCACGCCCGCGAGCGCGAGCAGTTCGGCGTCCCCATCGGCTCGTTCCAGGCCGTCAAGCAGCTGTGCGCGCAGATGCTGGTACGCGCGGAAATCGCCCGAAGTGCGGTGTATGCGGCATCGGTCACGGAGAGTGCTCTCGACATCACGGGCGCGAAACTGCTCGCCGACGAGGCAGCGGTGCGCAACGCCCGGGACTGTTTGCAGGTCCACGGCGGAATGGGCTTCACCTGGGAGGCCGATGTCCATCTGCACCTCAAGCGGGCCTGGTGGCATGCCGAGCGCTGGGGAACGGCGGGCGGGGCCGAGGAGCTGCTGGCCGCGGGCTTGATCGCCTGA
- a CDS encoding acyl-CoA dehydrogenase family protein has protein sequence MDLSCTPEEEDFRARLRRWLGEVLPKLPAPPAATDWPGRRAYDTAWQRMLYDAGYAGLHWPRDAGGQGATPAQHLIFLEETERAGAPYVGANFVGLLHAGPTLAAEGTAEQRARWLPPILRGEEIWCQGFSEPDAGSDLAALRTRAVRDGDDYVISGAKIWTSHAEVADWCELLVRTDPAAPRHRGISWLAMPMDAPGVTVRPLRTLAGSTEFAEVFLDEVRVPVTHRVGAENDGWRVTMVTLSFERGTAFVGEVVACRRVLGELARAARANGRWDDAVLRRRLGRLSAEFTALWRLTQWNVSEAMRGAARGGQRGSGGVPGAGGSVFKLRYSHARQELYDAAAEVLGAGALDADHAWVADRLSSLSYTIAAGTSQIQQNIVAERILGLPKGR, from the coding sequence ATGGACCTCAGCTGCACACCGGAGGAGGAGGACTTCCGGGCCCGGCTGCGCCGGTGGCTCGGCGAGGTGCTGCCGAAGCTGCCCGCACCGCCCGCCGCGACCGACTGGCCCGGCCGCCGGGCGTACGACACCGCCTGGCAGCGGATGCTGTACGACGCCGGATACGCGGGCCTGCACTGGCCGCGGGACGCCGGCGGGCAGGGCGCCACCCCCGCCCAGCACCTGATCTTCCTGGAGGAGACCGAGCGCGCCGGCGCCCCCTACGTCGGGGCCAACTTCGTCGGACTGCTGCACGCCGGACCCACCCTCGCCGCCGAGGGCACCGCCGAGCAGCGCGCCCGCTGGCTGCCGCCGATCCTGCGCGGCGAGGAGATCTGGTGCCAGGGCTTCAGCGAACCGGACGCCGGATCCGACCTCGCGGCGCTGCGCACCCGGGCCGTCCGCGACGGGGACGACTACGTCATCAGCGGCGCCAAGATCTGGACCTCGCACGCCGAGGTCGCCGACTGGTGCGAACTCCTCGTCCGCACCGACCCGGCCGCGCCCCGGCACCGCGGCATCAGCTGGCTGGCGATGCCGATGGACGCGCCCGGGGTGACCGTCCGGCCGCTGCGCACCCTCGCCGGTTCGACGGAGTTCGCCGAGGTGTTCCTCGACGAGGTGCGGGTCCCGGTCACCCACCGGGTCGGCGCGGAGAACGACGGCTGGCGGGTGACGATGGTGACGCTGTCCTTCGAGCGCGGCACCGCCTTCGTCGGCGAAGTGGTCGCCTGCCGCCGGGTGCTCGGCGAGCTGGCCCGGGCCGCCCGCGCCAACGGCCGCTGGGACGATGCCGTGCTGCGCCGCAGACTGGGCCGGCTGAGCGCGGAGTTCACGGCGCTGTGGCGGCTGACCCAGTGGAATGTGAGCGAGGCGATGCGGGGCGCCGCGCGCGGCGGGCAGCGGGGGAGTGGCGGCGTCCCGGGCGCCGGCGGCTCGGTCTTCAAGCTGCGCTATTCGCACGCCCGCCAGGAGCTGTACGACGCGGCGGCCGAGGTGCTGGGCGCCGGCGCGCTGGACGCGGACCACGCCTGGGTCGCGGACCGGCTGTCGTCCCTCTCGTACACCATCGCGGCCGGTACCTCGCAGATCCAGCAGAACATCGTCGCCGAGCGGATCCTCGGCCTGCCGAAGGGGCGGTGA